From one Rhodamnia argentea isolate NSW1041297 chromosome 1, ASM2092103v1, whole genome shotgun sequence genomic stretch:
- the LOC115728491 gene encoding uncharacterized protein LOC115728491: MGACATKPKVLKSDKPAADAPAPAPEEIVAAGVDSKTTAEIKKEEEVVVVAEAEQREKEVVDAEGGNKPRSLSLLLDEDNQNAKAGGEMTSSETTEPLESSSSEPQPKTEESETKPPEPQESAIEEQQLAHALAAAAAEAAEVADKGKAIESSPAPVAELAEKKTETAEAIAKEEAKE, from the exons atgggagcGTGCGCCACGAAGCCGAAGGTGTTGAAGTCCGACAAGCCCGCCGCCGATGCTCCAGCCCCGGCACCGGAGGAGATCGTGGCGGCGGGAGTGGACTCTAAGACCACGGCCGAgataaagaaagaggaagaggtgGTGGTTGTGGCTGAAGCAGAGCAGCGTGAGAAGGAGGTGGTTGATGCGGAAGGAGGCAACAAACCCCGTTCTTTGAGTCTCTTGCTCGACGAG GACAATCAAAATGCCAAAGCAGGAGGCGAGATGACATCCTCGGAGACGACGGAGCCGCTAGAGTCGTCGTCATCAGAGCCCCAACCCAAAACAGAGGAATCAGAGACCAAGCCACCTGAACCGCAGGAATCAGCTATTGAAGAGCAGCAACTGGCCCACGCccttgctgctgctgccgccgaAGCTGCAGAAGTGGCTGATAAAGGGAAAGCAATCGAATCTTCACCTGCTCCGGTGGCGGAATTGGCTGAGAAGAAGACGGAAACGGCCGAAGCAATTGCAAAAGAGGAAGCCAAAGAGTAA
- the LOC115728492 gene encoding histone H3.2 — MARTKQTARKSTGGKAPRKQLATKAARKSAPATGGVKKPHRFRPGTVALREIRKYQKSTELLIRKLPFQRLVREIAQDFKTDLRFQSSAVAALQEAAEAYLVGLFEDTNLCAIHAKRVTIMPKDIQLARRIRGERA, encoded by the coding sequence ATGGCGAGAACCAAGCAGACGGCGAGGAAGTCCACCGGGGGCAAGGCCCCCAGGAAGCAGCTCGCCACCAAGGCGGCGAGGAAGTCGGCGCCGGCGACCGGCGGGGTGAAGAAGCCCCACCGCTTCAGGCCCGGGACGGTGGCATTGAGGGAGATAAGGAAGTACCAGAAGAGCACGGAGCTGCTGATCCGGAAGCTGCCGTTCCAGAGGCTGGTGAGGGAGATCGCGCAGGACTTCAAGACGGACCTCCGGTTCCAGAGCAGCGCCGTCGCGGCCCTGCAGGAGGCGGCGGAGGCGTACCTGGTGGGCCTGTTCGAGGACACCAACCTGTGCGCGATCCACGCGAAGCGGGTCACCATCATGCCCAAGGACATCCAGCTCGCGAGGAGGATCAGAGGCGAGAGGGCTTGA
- the LOC115727170 gene encoding probable pectinesterase 8, with protein sequence MGFRTAYLVILIAVLAVLAVFASTDFAVPISFSSLRDLSFGAELFTFLSRGPWALFEQHVARHHHRHRKHLDDGQRKVSICDDFPPDIPPPETNTALTFCVDRNGCCNFTTVQAAVDAAGNFSQKRTVIWINSGIYYEKVIIPKAKPNIMFQGQGYLSTAIVWNDTANSSHGTFYSGSVQVFSNNFIARNISFMNVAPIPSPGDQGAQAVAFRIAGDQASFWGCGFFGAQDTLHDDSGRHYFRDCYIQGSIDFIFGDARSLYENCQLISMATPVPPGQKLINGAVTAHGRVSKDENTGFAFLKASIGGTGRILLGRAWRPFSRVVFAYTTMTDIIAPEGWNDFNDPASDQTVYFGEYNCSGAGANMNLRAPYVQRLNDTQASPFLNISFIDGDQWL encoded by the exons ATGGGTTTCCGAACGGCGTATCTCGTCATCCTAATTGCTGTTCTTGCCGTTCTTGCCGTCTTCGCTTCCACTGATTTTGCAGTCCCGATCTCGTTCTCTTCCCTTAGAGATCTTTCCTTCGGTGCTGAGCTCTTCACCTTTCTATCTCGTGGTCCTTGGGCCCTCTTTGAGCAGCATGTTGCTCGCCACCACCACCGGCACCGCAAGCACCTGGATGATGGCCAGAGGAAGGTCTCCATTTGCGACGACTTCCCGCCCGACATTCCCCCTCCGGAGACTAACACGGCGTTGACCTTCTGCGTGGACCGGAATGGGTGCTGTAACTTCACCACGGTCCAAGCAGCTGTGGACGCGGCGGGCAACTTCAGCCAGAAAAGGACCGTGATTTGGATCAACAGCGGCATCTACTA TGAAAAGGTGATCATCCCAAAGGCGAAGCCGAACATCATGTTTCAAGGACAAGGGTACCTTTCGACTGCGATCGTGTGGAACGACACGGCTAATTCTTCGCACGGCACATTCTACAGCGGCTCGGTGCAAGTCTTCTCAAACAATTTCATCGCGAGGAACATTAGCTTCATG AACGTTGCTCCGATTCCGAGCCCCGGAGACCAAGGAGCACAAGCGGTGGCGTTTAGGATCGCGGGCGACCAAGCTTCCTTTTGGGGTTGTGGGTTCTTCGGAGCCCAAGACACACTTCACGACGATAGTGGTCGCCATTACTTTCGGGATTGCTATATCCAAGGCTCTATTGACTTCATCTTCGGCGACGCGAGGTCTTTGTACGAG AACTGCCAATTGATTTCCATGGCCACCCCTGTGCCCCCGGGGCAGAAGCTGATCAATGGGGCGGTCACGGCGCATGGGCGAGTTTCCAAGGATGAGAACACCGGCTTCGCGTTCCTGAAAGCCAGCATTGGGGGCACAGGGAGAATATTGCTTGGCCGGGCATGGAGGCCGTTCTCTCGGGTCGTCTTTGCTTACACGACCATGACCGACATCATCGCACCTGAAGGCTGGAACGACTTCAATGATCCCGCCAGCGACCA GACGGTATACTTCGGAGAATATAATTGCTCAGGAGCAGGAGCCAACATGAACTTAAGAGCACCATATGTTCAGAGACTAAATGATACTCAGGCTTCACCTTTTCTCAACATCTCCTTCATTGATGGGGATCAATGGCTGTGA